A stretch of Triticum aestivum cultivar Chinese Spring chromosome 1D, IWGSC CS RefSeq v2.1, whole genome shotgun sequence DNA encodes these proteins:
- the LOC123165272 gene encoding protein Rf1, mitochondrial produces MSELGCVPDALSYSVVLKVLCDDSRSQRALDLLQMMSKEGGGCAPNVVAYSTFIHGFCKEGKVSQACDLFDEMVQQGVKPNVVTYTSVIDALCKARAMDKAESFLRHMVNHGVRPNNVTYKYMIQGYSTLGWLKEAVKIFRETTSRGLILDDVTRNLFVASLCNHGRSKEAAEFAHQMIETGTTVSISTYSIILGELCRNNCTEEAIILFRKLGAVNVKFDITIFNTMIDAMYRVQRREEANILFAAISANGLVPNASTYRIMITSIVKEGSMEEADHMFSSMETSGYAPSSVLLNDIIRMLLEKGEIVKAGNYLSKVDGKCISLEASTGLLMMHLFSREGKYHEQIRSLPARYEFFGVSTVE; encoded by the coding sequence ATGTCTGAACTCGGCTGTGTGCCTGATGCCTTGTCGTACTCCGTCGTTCTGAAGGTCTTGTGTGACGATAGCAGGAGCCAACGAGcgctcgacctgctccagatgatGTCGAAAGAAGGAGGTGGGTGCGCCCCGAACGTGGTGGCATATAGCACGTTCATCCATGGCTTCTGTAAGGAAGGCAAAGTAAGCCAGGCATGCGATCTGTTCGATGAAATGGTGCAGCAAGGAGTTAAGCCTAATGTGGTGACATACACCTCAGTAATTGATGCGCTGTGCAAGGCAAGAGCAATGGACAAGGCAGAGTCGTTCCTTCGGCATATGGTCAATCATGGTGTTCGACCCAACAACGTGACCTATAAGTATATGATCCAGGGTTATTCCACTTTGGGCTGGTTGAAAGAGGCAGTAAAAATATTTAGAGAAACGACAAGTAGGGGTCTTATACTAGACGATGTTACTCGCAACTTGTTCGTGGCCTCCCTTTGCAACCATGGAAGAAGCAAGGAAGCTGCTGAGTTTGCCCATCAGATGATTGAAACTGGAACAACAGTGAGCATTTCCACATACAGTATAATTCTTGGAGAACTTTGTAGGAATAATTGCACTGAGGAAGCAATCATACTGTTCCGCAAATTAGGTGCAGTGAATGTGAAGTTCGATATTACAATATTCAATACCATGATTGATGCAATGTACAGGGTTCAAAGAAGAGAAGAAGCTAACATTTTGTTTGCTGCAATATCTGCCAATGGATTGGTACCTAATGCTTCTACTTACAGAATAATGATAACAAGTATTGTAAAAGAAGGATCAATGGAAGAAGCTGATCATATGTTTTCATCAATGGAGACGAGTGGTTATGCTCCCAGCTCCGTTCTGTTAAATGATATCATCAGAATGTTGCTAGAAAAAGGTGAGATAGTCAAGGCTGGAAATTATTTGTCTAAAGTTGATGGGAAGTGCATTTCACTTGAAGCTTCAACTGGTTTGTTGATGATGCATCTATTTTCAAGAGAAGGCAAATATCATGAGCAAATAAGATCACTCCCTGCAAGGTATGAATTTTTCGGAGTCAGCACAGTTGAGTAG
- the LOC123157848 gene encoding protein Rf1, mitochondrial, which translates to MSKQRLLTIPPARTRRPCPSHASPLPHHAHAPPPLLRRRRLSSSSTSSPSRRWDPRAAFAAATERVRAGTLSPEDAHHLFDELLLQANPVPYRSLNGFLAALARAPSSAALRDGPSLALALFNRVCREEAGPRVAPPTVCTYSILMDSCCRACRPNLGLAFFGRFLRTGLKADQIVASNLLKCLCHAKRTDEAVNMLLHRMSEFGCVPNVISYSIVLKSLCDDSRSQQALDLLQMVRKEGGACSFNVVAYSTVIHGFFKEGEVSKACDLFHEMMQQGIVPNVVTYSSIIDALCKVRAMDKAKLVLQQMVDNGVRPNMYTWNSFMYSLCKNGRSKEAAEFFDSMTSKGLKPNIIVYSTLLHGYATEGCLADMINLFNSMEGNGIVADCNVFNILIDAYAKCGMMHEAMLIFTKMREQGVSPNVCTYATVIAALCRMGRLSDAMGKLNKMIATGLQPDVAIYTSLIQGFCTHGDLGKVKELVSEMMNKGMPRPNIVFFSSVINSLCKEGRVTDAHSIFDLAINIGERPDVITFTSLIDGYCLVGKMDKAFKVLDAMVSAGIEPDVYTYTTLLDGYSRNGRIDDGLTLFSEMMHNKIKPTTATHGTLLNGLFRAGRTASAKKMIHEMIESGTTVSLSIYAIILEGLCRNNCADEAITLFQKVRAMNIKLDVAILNTMINAMFKVQRREEANDLFASISASGLVPNASTYRTMITNLLKEGLVEEAENMLSSMEKSCCAPDSRLINDIIRILLEQGEVVKAGNYMSRVDGKSISLEASTTSLLIRLFSREGKYREKIKLLPVKYPFFGGATVE; encoded by the exons ATGTCGAAA CAAAGACTCCTCACCATTCCACCAGCGCGAACACGAAGGCCGTGCCCGTCCCATGCCTCGCCTCTACCCCACCACGCCCATGCtccgcctcctctcctccgccgccgccgcctctcctcctcctccacctcgtcgcCTTCACGCCGCTGGGACCCCCGAGCCGCCTTTGCCGCGGCCACGGAGCGCGTCCGCGCCGGGACGCTCAGCCCTGAAGACGCACACCACCTGTTCGACGAATTGCTACTGCAGGCCAACCCGGTCCCCTACCGCTCCCTCAACGGCTTCCTTGCCGCGCTCGCCCGTGCTCCGTCCTCCGCTGCTCTCAGAGATGGACCCTCCCTTGCTCTCGCCCTCTTCAACCGCGTCTGCCGAGAAGAAGCAGGACCGCGGGTGGCGCCGCCCACAGTCTGCACCTACAGCATCCTCATGGACAGCTGCTGCCGTGCATGCCGCCCGAACCTAGGCCTTGCTTTCTTCGGCCGCTTCCTCAGGACGGGCCTCAAGGCAGACCAGATCGTCGCCAGCAACCTCCTCAAGTGCCTCTGCCACGCAAAACGGACGGATGAGGCTGTCAACATGCTGCTTCATAGGATGTCCGAGTTCGGATGTGTGCCTAATGTCATCTCATACTCTATAGTACTTAAGAGCTTATGTGACGATAGCAGGAGCCAGCAAGCGCTCGACTTGCTCCAGATGGTGAGGAAAGAAGGAGGTGCCTGCTCCTTCAATGTGGTGGCATATAGCACGGTCATCCACGGCTTCTTTAAGGAAGGGGAAGTAAGCAAGGCATGCGATCTGTTCCATGAAATGATGCAGCAAGGGATTGTGCCTAATGTGGTGACATATAGCTCGATTATTGATGCCTTGTGCAAGGTCAGGGCAATGGACAAGGCAAAGCTGGTCCTTCAGCAGATGGTTGATAATGGTGTTCGACCAAATATGTATACATGGAACTCATTCATGTACTCCCtttgcaagaatggaagaagcaaAGAAGCTGCAGAATTTTTTGACTCCATGACCTCCAAGGGCCTCAAACCTAATATCATCGTGTACTCTACTCTTCTTCACGGGTATGCTACCGAAGGATGCTTAGCTGATATGATTAATCTCTTTAATTCAATGGAAGGCAATGGTATTGTAGCTGACTGCAATGTTTTCAACATATTAATTGATGCATATGCTAAATGTGGAATGATGCATGAAGCTATGCTCATATTTACCAAAATGCGGGAACAAGGAGTGAGTCCGAATGTATGCACCTATGCAACTGTAATAGCTGCACTTTGCAGAATGGGTAGGCTGTCTGATGCAATGGGCAAATTAAATAAGATGATTGCTACGGGATTACAACCGGACGTGGCTATTTATACATCCCTAATTCAGGGCTTCTGTACACATGGTGATTTGGGGAAAGTGAAGGAACTGGTTtctgaaatgatgaacaaaggtatgcctcgtccaaacattgtGTTCTTCAGCTCAGTAATAAACAGTCTATGCAAAGAAGGAAGAGTTACAGATGCACACAGTATCTTCGACTTGGCTATAAACATTGGTGAGAGGCCTGACGTCATTACATTTACTTCACTGATTGACGGATATTGTTTAGTTGGCAAGATGGATAAAGCATTCAAAGTACTTGATGCCATGGTATCGGCTGGCATCGAGCCTGATGTTTATACATATACTACCCTTCTTGATGGCTATTCTAGAAATGGAAGGATTGATGATGGGTTGACACTATTCAGCGAAATGATGCATAACAAAATTAAACCTACAACTGCTACACATGGCACCTTACTAAATGGGTTGTTTCGTgctgggagaactgcttctgcgaAGAAAATGATCCATGAGATGATTGAAAGTGGAACAACAGTGAGCCTTTCAATATACGCTATAATTCTTGAAGGACTTTGTAGAAATAATTGCGCCGATGAAGCAATCACGCTGTTCCAGAAAGTACGTGCAATGAATATAAAATTGGATGTTGCAATACTCAATACCATGATCAATGCAATGTTTAAGGTTCAAAGAAGAGAAGAAGCTAATGATTTGTTTGCTTCAATATCGGCCAGTGGATTGGTACCTAATGCTTCTACCTACCGCACAATGATAACAAATCTTCTAAAAGAAGGATTAGTGGAAGAAGCTGAAAACATGCTCTCATCAATGGAGAAGAGCTGTTGTGCTCCGGACTCTCGTCTTATTAATGATATCATCAGAATATTATTGGAACAAGGTGAGGTCGTCAAGGCTGgaaattatatgtctagagttgaTGGCAAGAGCATCTCACTTGAAGCTTCAACTACTTCGCTGCTGATACGTCTCTTTTCAAGGGAAGGCAAATATAGGGAGAAAATAAAATTGCTCCCTGTAAAGTATCCATTTTTTGGTGGAGCTACAGTTGAGTAG